TGCTGCTGTGCGCGTTCTACCAGCGAAATCACGTCGCCCATGCCCAAAATGCGCTGGGCCATCCGGTCGGGGTAGAACATATCCAGCGCCTCCATCTTCTCACCCGTCGAGATGAATTTGATGGGTTTCTCAACTACGGCCCGGATAGAAAGCGCGGCACCACCGCGCGAGTCACCATCAAGCTTGGTGAGCACCACGCCATCGAAGTTGAGGCGGTCGTTGAAGGTTTTGGCCGTGTTTACTGCGTCCTGACCCGTCATGGAGTCAACCACAAACAGCGTTTCAGAAGGGTTGATGGCCTTTTTAACCTGCTCAATTTCACGCATCATCTGCTCATCCACGGCCAAGCGGCCAGCGGTGTCGATGATGACTACTTTCTTGTTATTTTTCTTGGCGTAAGCAATGCCGTTCTGCGAAATCTCAACCGGATTCTTATTGTCCGGCTCCGAGTACACCTCCACTCCTACTTGCTCGCCCAGCACTTTCAGCTGGTCGATAGCGGCCGGACGATACACGTCGCAGGCTACGAGCAGGACGGTGCGGTTTTGCTTTTTGATGAACATGGCAAGCTTACCGGCGAAGGTAGTTTTACCCGAACCCTGCAAGCCCGACAGCAAAATCACGGCCGGGTCGCCTTTGAGCACTACATCCTCTTTTTCGCCGCCCATGAGCAGCGTTAGCTCATCGTACACGATTTTGGTCATGAGCTGGCCCGGCGAAACGGCCGTAAGCACGTCGCGGCCCATGGCCTCGTCCTTTATTTTGTCGGTGACTTCCTTGGCCACCTTGTAGTTCACGTCGGCATCAACTAGTGCTCGGCGAATTTCCTTGATAGTCGCGGCAACGTTGATTTCGGTGATGCTACCCTGACCTTTCAGGGTTTTGAAGGCCCGATCGAGCTTGGTAGAGAGATTATCGAACATCTTGTGATGTAGTGATGTGTAAGGTGCTAGTATGCCGAACTGCCTGATTAAGAGGCCTGAGGCAATACAATGGGTCGCAGCGGCAAGTTCGCTTCCCCAAAATTAACCCAAAAAACCCTGAAAGCCCACGGCTACGTACCTTCGCGTGCTCAAACCTGCTGTAAAAATGCCCCCCAAGCCCCTGCGTCTGCTTGTTATTACGTATTACTGGCCCCCATCCGGCGGGGCGGGCGTGCAGCGAAGCTTGAAATTTGTGAAGCACCTGCCAAGCTTTGGCGTGGAGCCAACGGTGATTACCGTGGATGCGTCGCAGGGAGCTTATCCGGTAATTGATGAGTCGCTGGCGGCGGAAGTGCCGGATAGCGTGCGTGTGTTTCGCACGAATACAAGCGAGCCATTTGACTCCTATAAAAAGCTCACGGGCCGCAAACAGATTCCGCACGGCGGCTTTGCCAACGAAAGCAAAAGCAGCTTGCAACAGCAGGTTTTCAAGTTTCTACGGGGCAACCTATTTATTCCTGATCCGCGCCGAGGCTGGAATCAACACGTTCTGCGGCAGTGCGCTGAGCTAATTGCCCCAGGCCACACTTTCGACGCGGTGCTGACTAGTAGTCCACCGCACTCTACGCAGCTTATTGGTCTGGAGCTAAAAAAGCGCTATGGTCTGCGTTGGATAGCCGATATGCGCGACCCTTGGACAGATATTTATTACTATAAAGAGCTCAACCACACCCCGCCCGCGCGTTGGCTCGACGCTTGGTACGAACGCCGAGTGCTGGAGCAAGCCGATGAAGTGCTAGTCACGAGTCCCGATACCAAGCGCCTGTTTTTAGGGAAGTCGCCGCGCCTCACGGCCAGCAAATTTCACGTGCTGCCCAACGGCTACGATGAAAGTGATTTTCGGGAGCCTAGCTCTCCACCCACTGATTGTCTGCTTATTACCCACACGGGCACTATCTCCGAGACGTATCATATTGAACTGTTTCTGGCGGCCTGCGCCACCTGTACCACGCGCCATCCGGATGTACCGCTTAAGCTGCGCTTTGTGGGCACCGTATCGGCGGGCGTGCAGGAGCAGATCCGAGAGGTAGGCTTAGGCAAACACACGGAATTTGTCCCCTTCGTGCCACACGACGAGTCGGTGAGCTACTTGCTGCGGTCCACGGCGCTGCTCATGGCTATTCCGGATGTAGCGCACAACTTCGGCATTCTACCAGGCAAAGTATTTGAGTATCTGGCTTCTAACAAACCTATTATCTGCATTGGCCCCGTAGGTTCCGATGCCGATAATTTGCTGGAGGAATGCGGGGCCGGCCGCGCACTGCCCTACGATACTTATAGCGGTATGCTCGACCATTTGGACGGTCTGTTTGCGGCCTGGCGAATCAATTCTAACCTTGATTTGCCTGCTATCAATCACGCGCAGTATTCGCGGCGGGCGCTTACGCAAAAGCTGGCTAAGCTGATTAAATAGGCTTTTTACTTCTGCAGCTTCTCCCAAGCATTGCGCAGCTTACTAGGCAAGTGGCTAGCTACTTGTGCCCGCAAATCGGTCCAGGCAGAGCGGGGCAGCTGGCGGCCGTGCCAGGCACCGAGAGCTTCGGCCAAACGCTGGGCGAGCGTGCGGTAATGTGCGCGCTGGTAATGGCGCAGATTATTGGTGACATCTGCCGGCGTGCGAATGAAATCGCGCACATCAATGATAAAGCAATTATCAGCGCTGGCGACGAACTCAGCCAACGCTTGGTTCATTTGCGCGTGACGCTGCGCGGCGCCCGTTTCGGCGGAGCCGGGAACTTCTATTTCAGCCCCGTTGAGGAAGAAAATAGGAATAGCCGCCGGCAGCTGGCTCCGTAGCCAGCGCAGATTTGCTTGAAAGTCAGCGGGCGAAATTTGCCCCCCAAACTCGAATTCCGATTTGAACAGACGCAGAAAATCCTCGTTCATCCCCCGGAAGCGGCGTTGCACATACTTGGCCGCCAACGTAGCTGCATCAGTAGCCAAGAGATTCTGGTAGCCGCCGAAAGGAATAACAATGTCCGTTGCCTTTTCGCGGTACAGTTCCTGGGTGTAGTCCATAAGCGGGCTATACACTAAGGCGTCAACTTCGGCCGTCCACAAGTTAGTAGAGAAGGCTTCTTCTCCCAGAAAAGGCAGCTTACTTGCTAGGCGCTGCTGCTCGCTGGGGGGCAATTCACGCGTCAGGCGGAGCAGAGACGTATGCTCCACATGCACCGGGATTTGGTGCTCATTTACGTAATTAAACTCCTCTTGTACGTCGATGGCAAAGGCCTGCAAGAAGGGCGTCAGCTGCCCTAAATCACAGCCGCCTTTGAGCAATACCCGCAGTTTGGGGCGGTTTTTATCTGGAATTTGCTCCCCAGCAGCCTTGCCTTCGCTGCCGACGCCCGCAGAAGTTGGGGTTGACCCCGTATCCTTCTCAGCACCCGGTAAATCCAGCGTAATCCAGTCGGGCTTATCCGTCCCGTTCAACTCCGTGGCCACTTCGCCCTGCACTCCCAACGCCGGAAAACCGAGCCAGGCATAGGTGAACTGCTCAACGCCCAGATGCAGGATACGGCAGGAAAACACCAGTTGCTCCAATCGGTTTTCCGACAAATTCAGGCAGTACACGCCCACCAGACCATAGTCGCCGAACCGGTCGCGCACCCGTACGGTGCCCCAACGTAGCGCAGCGTCCGTGAAGCTGGCTCCTAGCTCATCTTTAGCGACTCGCTTCTTCGTGAAATTGAGTTGGTTGGAGCGGTTAATCAATTCTTCCACCCGGGTCAGATCAGCCTGCACGGCAGCTCCTTCCCGAAACTCAATGCGCACCTGCGAATCGCGTAGAAACTCCAGATTGTCCTGGTAAGCGGCGCGAGCCTGCTGCTGGCGCTCCAGCAGTTTGTACTGCTCCAGGCGCGTCAGGCCAGGGTCGGGTTTGCCGCTGAGCAGCAGTTGGGGGGCAAATATTGGCAAGTCGACTGGGTCGGCCACCTGAAGCTGAGGATTATAATACTGCGCCTCCGCCCGATTAATAGGATTATCGTCCAGAAACAGCGCGTTCGGGGCCCGCAGCTGCATTTGAGCCAGTAGCTCCTTAATAATAGGCCCTTTCGGCTGCCAGCTTATTTGGGGGAAAACGAATAAGTCACGAATACCCAACTCCACCAGTTTGGCTTCGGCGGCGGCAAAATCGTTTTTGGAAACGATGGTGTGCACAATGCCACGGGCCGCGGTAGCGCGCACTAGTTCCAAGTTATCGGCAATGGCTTCTACGGCTCCTTCCGAAAGCGTACCGCGCCAAAAAGTATCATCCAGATCCCAGATAATGAGCTTGATAGGTTCGGACATGAAGAGACGCAGTAAAATAAAAGATGGGCATGCGCCGAATACTCGGCATGACCAATAACCAACAACAGTGCAAAAGTACGTAACCCCGGCGCGGATTGCCTACTTTTGCCCCCCAGCGTCTTTTTCCGGATGGCTGACCTCTCTTTGTCTTTCTATGGCACTTGATTTAAATAACAAATCCATCCTGGTTACTGGTGGTACGGGCTCTTTCGGTAAGCAGTTCGTGCATACTGTGTTCGAGAAATTTCCGCACGTAAAACGCCTGGTTATTTACTCGCGCGACGAGTTGAAGCAGTACGAAATGTCGCAGATATTTCCGCACTCCAAGTACCCCGCTATTCGCTATTTCATTGGTGATGTGCGTGATGCCGAGCGCCTGAAGCGGGCCTGCGAAGGCATTGATGTATTGGTGCACGCTGCCGCACTCAAGCAGGTACCCGCTGCTGAGTACAACCCGATGGAGTGCATCAAAACCAACATCTTCGGGGCCGAAAACGTCATTAATGCCGCCCTTGACTGCGGCGTGAAAGAAGTGGTGGCCCTCAGCACCGACAAAGCCGCGGCTCCTATTAATCTTTATGGCGCCACCAAGCTCTGCTCCGATAAACTGTTCGTAGCCGCCAACAACATGAAAGGCAAGCGCGATTTGCGCTTTTCCGTCGTGCGCTACGGCAACGTAATTGGCTCCCGAGGCTCAGTAGTGCCGTTTTTTCTGCAACAGCGCGAAACCGGCGTCCTGCCCATCACCCACCCCGATATGACGCGCTTCAACATCTCGTTGGAAGAAGGCGTCGATCTGGTGCTGTACGCCTTGGAGCACGCCTGGGGAGGTGAAATTTTTGTCCCCAAAATCCCAAGCTACAAAATCACGGAAGTAGCTGAAGCCATCGGCCCCAATTGTAAGCACGAGGTAGTCGGCATCCGTCCCGGCGAGAAGCTGCACGAAGCGATGATCACTGAAACCGACGCGCTGAGCACGGTGGAATTGGAACGTTACTACGTTATTCTGCCCTACACGCCGCAGTGGGACGTGGAAGAATTCATACGGCACTTCAAAGGGAGCCGCGTTCCCGACGGCTTCTATTACGACTCAGCCAATAACGACCATTGGTTGAATGCGGAGCAAATCCGGGAGGAAATTCGCCTGCACGTCGATCCAACGTTCACGGCGTAGCAAACCCAACCGATACTTCACAAGAATGTCGCTCTGCACTAAGAGCGGCATTTTTTGTTTTACGCTATAAGCTTTCTTAACCCTAATCCTTGTACAGATCCGGTTACTACGCCAAGCGCCCCGGCTGTGTATATTTACCAGACTATGATCAACGCCACTGTCACCTTTCAGCCTACGCGTCCTATTCCCTATGGTCGCCAGCACATTACGCAAGAAGATATACAAGCTGTTACGGATACACTCCAGTCCGATTTCCTGACACAAGGCCCGAAGGTGGCGGAGTTTGAGGAGAAATTTGCGGCTTACATCGGGGCTAGGTATGCCGTGGCCGTGAGTAATGGTACGGCGGCTTTGCACCTGTGCACCCTGGCTCTAGGCGTACAGCCTGGTCAGCGCGTCATTACCACGCCCATCACGTTTGCCGCTTCCGCCAACTGCGTGCTTTATTGCGGCGGCGAAGTTCATTTTGCTGATATCGACCCCGCCACCGCGCTCATCGACTTGCAGCAGGTACGGCGGTTGCTGGAAAGTCATCCGAAAGGGCATTTTCATGGTCTGATTCCTGTCGACTTTGCGGGTTTGCCTGTGAATATGGAGGAAGCGCGGGCGCTGGCTGATGAGTTTGGGCTATGGCTGATTGAAGATGCCTGTCACGCGCCGGGGGGCTTTTTTGTCGACTCAACGGGCCAGGAGCAGCGGTGCGGCAACGGGGCATTTGCTGATCTGGCCATTTTCAGCTTCCATCCCGTCAAGCACATTGCCACCGGCGAGGGCGGCATGATAACAACCAATAATCCAGCGCTCTACGAAAAGCTGCTGATGCTCCGCACGCACGGCATCACCAAGAACCCGGCGCATCTTCTCCAAAACCCTGGCGGCTGGTACTACGAGATGCAAACCTTGGGCTACAACTACCGCATGCCCGATATGCTTACGGCCTTGGGCATCAGCCAACTCCAACGGGCTGATGCCGGACTTGCCCGACGACGCGCGCTTGCTGCTCGCTATGATGCAGCCTTTGCCGAAATGCTTCCCTTACGCACACTATCTGCCACGGATGGCCACGCCTTTCATCTCTACATTATTCAGATTGAGGATCGTAAGGGCTTATATGATTTTCTGCGTGAGCGCCAGATTTTTGCCCAGGTGCATTACATTCCGGTACATACAATGCCTTACTATCAGGAAATGGGCTGGAGGCCGGGTGATTTTCCCCAGGCAGAAGCCTATTATGCACACTGTCTGAGCCTGCCAATGTTCCCGGATCTGACTGACGAGGAGCAACAGTATGTAATTGACTGTGTGCGGGAGTTTATAAATGGATAATGATAGACGTTCCATTTGTACAACGACTAGCACTTGGCACAGCACAGTTTGGCCTTGCCTACGGCATTAATAATAACGTTGGAAAGCCTGCTTCAGCCATCGTAGCTGAGATTTTACTTGAAGCAGCTAATGCTGGGATTACGACGCTTGATACAGCGGCTGCTTACGGCGACAGCGAAACTGTGATAGGTACCGAATTAGCTGCTCATGCATTGACATTCGAACTCATTACCAAAGTAGGTGCCGCTCCTCGACCTAATGTGACTCGACAAATTGACGACTCACTAGCTCGTTTGCGTCAATCTACTATCCATGGGGTGCTATTCCATAGCTTTACGGCCTTGCAGCAGCATCCTGATGCCTATGATGCCCTATTGGATGCAAGAGCCTCTGGACGTATTAAATGTGTGGGAGTTTCGCTTTATCATCCTTGGGAGGCCGAGTGGTTGCTGGAGAAGGGTTGGCCACTAGACATAGTGCAGGTACCATTTAATGCGTTAGATCAACGATTTGCTC
The window above is part of the Hymenobacter radiodurans genome. Proteins encoded here:
- the pseC gene encoding UDP-4-amino-4,6-dideoxy-N-acetyl-beta-L-altrosamine transaminase; the protein is MINATVTFQPTRPIPYGRQHITQEDIQAVTDTLQSDFLTQGPKVAEFEEKFAAYIGARYAVAVSNGTAALHLCTLALGVQPGQRVITTPITFAASANCVLYCGGEVHFADIDPATALIDLQQVRRLLESHPKGHFHGLIPVDFAGLPVNMEEARALADEFGLWLIEDACHAPGGFFVDSTGQEQRCGNGAFADLAIFSFHPVKHIATGEGGMITTNNPALYEKLLMLRTHGITKNPAHLLQNPGGWYYEMQTLGYNYRMPDMLTALGISQLQRADAGLARRRALAARYDAAFAEMLPLRTLSATDGHAFHLYIIQIEDRKGLYDFLRERQIFAQVHYIPVHTMPYYQEMGWRPGDFPQAEAYYAHCLSLPMFPDLTDEEQQYVIDCVREFING
- a CDS encoding glycosyltransferase family 4 protein; amino-acid sequence: MLKPAVKMPPKPLRLLVITYYWPPSGGAGVQRSLKFVKHLPSFGVEPTVITVDASQGAYPVIDESLAAEVPDSVRVFRTNTSEPFDSYKKLTGRKQIPHGGFANESKSSLQQQVFKFLRGNLFIPDPRRGWNQHVLRQCAELIAPGHTFDAVLTSSPPHSTQLIGLELKKRYGLRWIADMRDPWTDIYYYKELNHTPPARWLDAWYERRVLEQADEVLVTSPDTKRLFLGKSPRLTASKFHVLPNGYDESDFREPSSPPTDCLLITHTGTISETYHIELFLAACATCTTRHPDVPLKLRFVGTVSAGVQEQIREVGLGKHTEFVPFVPHDESVSYLLRSTALLMAIPDVAHNFGILPGKVFEYLASNKPIICIGPVGSDADNLLEECGAGRALPYDTYSGMLDHLDGLFAAWRINSNLDLPAINHAQYSRRALTQKLAKLIK
- a CDS encoding aldo/keto reductase codes for the protein MIDVPFVQRLALGTAQFGLAYGINNNVGKPASAIVAEILLEAANAGITTLDTAAAYGDSETVIGTELAAHALTFELITKVGAAPRPNVTRQIDDSLARLRQSTIHGVLFHSFTALQQHPDAYDALLDARASGRIKCVGVSLYHPWEAEWLLEKGWPLDIVQVPFNALDQRFAPLMPELARQGIQVHARSAFLQGLLLRQPATVPPFFEPLRPKLELLHRIANEIQVPLAAALLLFAAYTPGVARVVIGVDSRVNLRENLAAAQYVYAVKTLYAAFQPLAENSDSFILPYTWPPR
- the ffh gene encoding signal recognition particle protein, whose translation is MFDNLSTKLDRAFKTLKGQGSITEINVAATIKEIRRALVDADVNYKVAKEVTDKIKDEAMGRDVLTAVSPGQLMTKIVYDELTLLMGGEKEDVVLKGDPAVILLSGLQGSGKTTFAGKLAMFIKKQNRTVLLVACDVYRPAAIDQLKVLGEQVGVEVYSEPDNKNPVEISQNGIAYAKKNNKKVVIIDTAGRLAVDEQMMREIEQVKKAINPSETLFVVDSMTGQDAVNTAKTFNDRLNFDGVVLTKLDGDSRGGAALSIRAVVEKPIKFISTGEKMEALDMFYPDRMAQRILGMGDVISLVERAQQQFDEDEAKRINQKIRKNQFNFDDFLSQLEQIKKMGNLKDLVGMIPGMSKAIKDVDIDDDAFKPIESIIKSMTPKERAQPELLNGSRRRRLAKGSGTDIQQVNNLMKQFEDMRKVMRTMNKMGSTKGGMQQMAKMMGMRGGMK
- the pseB gene encoding UDP-N-acetylglucosamine 4,6-dehydratase (inverting), producing the protein MALDLNNKSILVTGGTGSFGKQFVHTVFEKFPHVKRLVIYSRDELKQYEMSQIFPHSKYPAIRYFIGDVRDAERLKRACEGIDVLVHAAALKQVPAAEYNPMECIKTNIFGAENVINAALDCGVKEVVALSTDKAAAPINLYGATKLCSDKLFVAANNMKGKRDLRFSVVRYGNVIGSRGSVVPFFLQQRETGVLPITHPDMTRFNISLEEGVDLVLYALEHAWGGEIFVPKIPSYKITEVAEAIGPNCKHEVVGIRPGEKLHEAMITETDALSTVELERYYVILPYTPQWDVEEFIRHFKGSRVPDGFYYDSANNDHWLNAEQIREEIRLHVDPTFTA